Proteins found in one Mucilaginibacter gracilis genomic segment:
- a CDS encoding CHC2 zinc finger domain-containing protein, with protein sequence MIPAKFIDMLLAKTNLPELITEFSELTREGEEYKGSCPFHGGTNRTFSVSPSKQIYKCFKCGKGGNAIRFMVEYKKLDYPAAVRYLADRLNLEIPV encoded by the coding sequence ATGATACCTGCAAAGTTTATAGATATGCTACTGGCAAAGACTAACTTGCCAGAATTGATAACGGAGTTTAGTGAGCTTACCCGCGAAGGTGAAGAATATAAAGGCTCTTGTCCGTTTCATGGCGGTACTAATCGCACATTTTCGGTGTCGCCATCGAAACAGATATATAAGTGTTTTAAATGTGGCAAGGGCGGCAATGCGATCCGTTTTATGGTTGAATACAAAAAGCTGGACTATCCTGCGGCCGTGCGTTATTTAGCGGATCGGTTAAACCTGGAAATACCTGTTTGA